CAATTCGCCGTCGGTCATGCCGTAGATGCGACCCATCTCGATCAGCTGCGGGTCGACGGTGCGAATGCCGTGCAGCGTGTTGAGATAGATCGGGAAGAACACGCCCAGCGCCACGAGGAACAGTTTTGCACTCTCGTCGATACCGAACCACAGAATGACGAGCGGGATCAGCGCCAGATGCGGCACATTGCGCACCATCTGCAGCGTGGTGTCGGTGAGCTTGGCCGAGAGCTGCGACAGGCCGTTGGCGAGCCCGAAGGCGAAGCCGATGCCGCCGCCGATCAGGAAGCCGATCGAGGCGCGCCAGAACGAGACCCAGATGTTGCGGCCAAGCTCGCCGGAGAGCAGCAGCTTCCAGCCCGCGAGCACGACGTCGCTCGGCGCCGGCAGCACGCGAACCGGCACGAAGCCGGTGACGCTCGCGACCTGCCAGACCGCGATGATGGCGAGCGGCACGATCCACTGGATCAGGCCGTCGACCCGCGGCAGGCGGACGCTGCGCGGAAGCGAAATGCTGTCGATCAGGCTCATGACTGCGACACCCGATGCTGCGGACGGAAGTCGCTGCCGACCGTCTCGCCGAAAGGACCGCCGTTGAAATGCAGCTTCGTCACGTTGGAGGGCTGCTCCAGCGCGAGCAGCGGAAAGACCAGCTCGGCGAAACGGAAGGCCTCCTCCAGATGCGGGTAGCCCGACATGATGAAGGTATCGATGCCGAGATCCTGATACTCCCTGATGCGGGCCGCGACGGTCTCGGCATCGCCGACCAGCGCCGTGCCGGCGCCGCCGCGCACGAGGCCGACGCCGGCCCAGAGGTTCGGTGCGATCTCGAGCTTGTCGCGCTTGCCGCCATGGAGCTGCGTCATGCGCTGCTGGCCGACGGAGTCCATGCGGGCGAAGTTCTTCTGCGCCAGCGCGATGGTGTCGTCGCTGACATGCTTGATCAGCTCGTTGGCCGCGCGCCAGGCCTCTTCATTGGTCTCGCGGACAATCACGTGAAGGCGGATGCCGAAGGAGAGTTTTCGGCCGCGCGCGGCGGCGACCTCCCTCACCTTCGCGATCTTCTCGGCAACCAAGGCCGGCGGCTCGCCCCAGGTGAGATATTTGTCGACGGTGTCGACCGCGACGTCGATGCCGGCATCCGACGAGCCGCCGAAATAAAGCGGCGGGCGCGGCGACTGCACCGGAGGAAACAGCAGCTTGCCGCCCTCGACGTGGATGTGCTTGCCCTCGACATTGACGGTCCTGCCGGCGAGCAGGTCGCTATAGACGTTGAGGAACTCGCGGGTGACCTCGTAGCGCTCGTCATGGCCAAGGAAGATGCCGTCGCCCTTGTTTTCGACGGGATCGCCGCCGGTGACGACGTTGACGAGAAGCCGACCGTTCGAGATGCGGTCCAGCGTCGCCGTCATCCGCGCGGCGACACCAGGCGATTGCAGGCCGGGGCGGACCGCCACGAGATAACGCAGCCGCTCGGTGAAGGGCGCGACGCTCGATGCGACGATCCAGGAATCCTCGCAAGATCGTCCGGTCGGCAGCAGCACGCCGAAATAGCCGAGCTGGTCGGCGGCCTGCGCGATCTGGCGCAGATAGTTGAAGTTGACCTCGCGGCCGCCAACTCCGGTGCCGAGATAGCGGCCATCGCCGTGGGTCGGCAGGAACCAGAGGATGTTGGGGTTTGACCTATTACTCATGTGCTCGCTCACGTACTTGCTCAGGTTCCTGGCTTCCGCGCCACGTCGGAAATCCTGATGGATTTGGGGATCAGGCCGAGCGCGAAGAACGCATCCGCAACCTGTTGCTGATCGGCGATGACGGCATCCGTGATCGGCTTGATGCCGTAGGCCTGCCGCTTCAGCGCCACCTCGACCACGGCGACCGGGAGGCCAATCGACGGCGCCAGCTGCTCGGCCACCGCATGGATGTCGCCCTTGGCCCAATCGTCGACGGCGCTGAGCTCGGCGAGCACGGCGTCGACGATCTCAGGGTTGGCTTCGAGGAATTTCTTCGAGGAGAAATAGAACTGGTAGTTGGCCACGATATCGGTGCCGTCGGCCAGCGTGCGGGCGCCGGTGGCGGCTTCCGCCGCCGCCTGGAACGGATCCCAGATCACCCATGCATCGACCGCGCCGCGCTCGAAGGCGGCGCGCGCATCGGCGGAGGCCAGGAACACCGGCTCGATCTCAGAGTATTTGACGCCGGCCTTCTCCAGCGCCTTGACCAGGAGGTAGTGGACGTTGGAGCCCTTGTTGAGCGCGACCTTCTTGCCTTTGAGGTTGGCGACCGACTTCAGCGGGCTGTCCTTCGGCACCAGGATCGCCTCGCCCTTCGGCGCCGGCGGCTCATAGGCGACATACTGGATCGGCGCACCCGCAGCCTGCGCGAAGATCGGCGGGGCTTCACCGGTGTTGCCGAAATCGATCGCGCCGACATTGAGCGCTTCGAGCAGCGGCGGCCCCGACGGGAATTCGGTCCACACCACCTTGTAGCCTTCCGAGGCAAGCTTCGGCTCCAGCGTGCCCTTGCTCTTGAGCAGCACCAGCTTGCCGTATTTCTGGTAGCCGATGCGGACCACCTTGTCCTGCCCGTAGGACGTGCCGACGGCGGCCGCGACGATGCCAATCGACAGCACGATGGCTGCGATCAGACGCTGAATGATACGCCTCATGTTCAAACCCTTGTGCGTAGGAAGAGTGGTCGGCACGATCAGGCTGCCGGGTTGCGCCAGACGATGTCGCGGATCACGATCGGCTTCGGGATCAGGCCGAGCTTGTAGAAGCGGTCGGCGACGCCCTGCTGGGTCGCGACGATGTCGTCGGTGACCGGGCCGACCACAAAATTCGCGCGATTGGCAGCGACGGTCTGAATGTCCAACGGGACACCGGTGATCGCCGCGAGCGATCTGGCGACCTCGTCGCGGTGCTGTTCGGCCCATTGGCCCGCCGTGGTCGTCACATCGACGATCTGTTGCAGGATCGTCCCGTGGTTCTTCGCGAACTCCCGATTGGCGATGTAGAAGGAGTTGGTCTTGGTGACCTCGCGCGAATTGATCAGGATGCGGCCACCCTGCTTGGTCTCGCCGATCGCAAAGTACGGATCCCAGATCGCCCAGGCCTCGATGCTGCCATTGGCGAAGGCGGGCCCCGCATCCGGCGGCGTCAGATAGACCGGCGTGATGTCCGCATAAGTGAGCCCCGCTTTCTCCAGGGTCTGCACCACGATGTTGTGTGCGCTGGAGCCCTTGGTGAAGCCGATACGCCTGCCCTTCAGGTCAGCGATGGTCCGGATCGGCGAATCCTTCGGCACCAGGATGCCCTGGCCGTTGGTAATGGGTTGGCCCGCAGCATAGACGATCGCGGCGCCCGCGGCCTGGGCGAACACCGGCGGGGAATCGCCGACCGAGCCGAAATCGACGCTCCCGACATTCATCGCCTCCATCATCGGAGGCCCCGACGAAAACTCGACCCATTTCACCTCGATGCCCAAGGCAGCGAAATGTTTTTCCAAGGCCGCCTGCTGGCGCGTGATGACCAGCACGCCAGTCTTCTGGTAGCCGATACGAATTTCCTTCACCGAGCTCTGCGCGTTCGCGCGCGATGCGAACGCAGCAACGGCCGCGGTTCCAGCGGACAATTTCAGAAAGTCCCGACGCTGCATTCCACACTCCCGGCCGCATGCGGCCGTTATTCATTCACTTCTCGAATGATGGTGCGGCTCATCGGAGCTGTCGAGACGTACGGAAAAATAGCGATGCGAGCACTGCGCGCGAGGCCGCGCGCATGATTAATCTTTCAATCGGCGGAGCGAATGCAGCGCGAATTTTTTCCGCACGCGAAGGTGACGATCGCACGCGCCCGGTCAGAAATCAAAAGTGCGAAAACAACCCCATGCACAGTAGCCAACGCATTCTTTCAAAACGGATTTCTTGTTTTCAGAATTTTTGTTTGACGCGTCGGGCAAAACAGTGGCAAGATGCCATCATGCAGGAACAGGCACGACCCTTGCCGGCTATTGCTGCCACCTCACCGGCAGATTGAGCAGCCCGCGGAACGCCCAGCCGCCGATCCGCACCTCCTCGTCCTCGGCGATCTCGATCCGCGCGGCACGCGCGAACACAGTCGGCAGCGCGACGTCGGCGATCATCGCGCGCGAGGCCCAGGCGCCGGCGCAGAAATGCGGGCCGGCGCCGAAGGCGACGCTCTTCGACGTATCACGCCGTACATCGAACTGGTCGGCGCGCTCAAAATGCTTCTCGTCGCGGTTGGCCGAGCCGAACATCAGGAACACGCGCTCATCAAGCTCGAATGACACGTCACGGATGCTCCACGGTTTGGCGATGCGCCGCGGCGACATGCCGATCGGCGAGATCCAGCGTGCATATTCCTCGAAGGCCTGCAGCCAGGACACCTCACCCTTGCGCACGAGATCGAGCTGGTCGGGATGGGTCAGCAGCGCCCACATCGTGCCGGCAATCGCCTTGCGCGGCTCGTTCTGGCCGCCGGATATCGCGAGCTTGACGTTGGCGCGCACGCTCTCCATCGGCATGCCGGAAGCGAGAAGGACGCCGAGGATGCTCTGATCGGGATTTTTGCGCATCACCGGCAGGATGTCGTCGATCGCGGCATCGATGCCTGACGTCGCCGCATGGCAGCGCGCCTCGACCGCGGGATGGCCGGCATAGTTGGCGATGCCCTCGATCATGCCTTGCGACCACGCATCCATATCCCCAAAGCCGATATTGGTGAGGCCGGTGATCGACTTCAGGCATTCGCCGGAAAAGGGCAACGCGAAGTCGCGCATGAAATCGATCCGCCCCGGCTCGATCGCATCGATGATGCGGTCGGCATGGGCCTGGAACTGCGCGGTCCAGTGCGCCTTCACGGTCCTCGGCGACACCGTCGGAAACATCGCGCGGCGCTCGACCTGGTGCGCCTCGCCGTCCTTGCGCATCATGTTGTGGCCCATCAGCCGGTTCATCAGGCCTGCCGGCTGGTGCGAGGAGAACACGTCGATCTGCTTCTCGGAGATCGAGATGTCGTCGCGGCTCGTCAGCAGCGTCGAGCCGAGCTGCGGCACGAAGGCGATCGGCGCCTCTCGTCGCATCTTCGCGAGCGTCGGATACGGATCGGCCCAGAAGGTATCAGGGTCGATCTCGATGCGCGGCGCGGTGCTCAAGGTGGCCTCCCCTGGATTCTCGTTTCCTCCGGGCCAGACTAGCGAAGTCCGGCGGCCGCGTCTGTCCCTAGCAATTTGGACAGGCGGCCTGAGAACGAGTGTTCGTGGGTTTAACGCGCCTTGCGGCCCGGCAGCAACTCCTGGTTGGTCGGCACTGAGCCAGCTGCTAAGAACCCCGTGCGATGCGCTTTGATGGGATGAGGGGTCGGTGGCGAGACAAAAGAAGTTTCTGGTCCACAAGAACGTAACGCTATATCGGGCCAAAAAAGGCAGCAGCGAATACAATAATTGGTACACGCTCATCCCGAACAAGCAGGTTGAAGATGGAGACGGCGTTCTCGATATACGTCGACTTCCAAAAAGATATCGAAACGGAGAAAAACTCGAACTCGATCTTTCCGCGGCAACGGCACCTGCATCGGTGGGATATTTGTATGAAGCCGAGACGGCCAAGCAGTTGATGCAGCAAAATGACGATGTTCACAGGAGTGTCTTGCGACGCGCAATTGATGATGATTATGACTTTGAAGCCGCAACGCGTGACAACTACGGCCAATTTTTCCGACGGTTAAGGCGGTGGTGGCGGACGAAATTTGGTGCCGAAACCTCGAACTGAGAGACGTCTGTCCGGGTCAAAGGGCGGCTCAAGTCAAAGCCGCCGAACGTCCGCGAAGGGCCAACAGACCGAAACTGACCTATCCGGCTTCGGCAACCCTCGATCCAGTCGGCAGCATCTGCGCGCTGGCCGCCAAGGATCGCTTCGACGGCGATGCCGGGTCGCCGAGGGACATCTATTCGATCACCTCATCGGCGCGCGCTAGCAGCATTGGCGGAACATGCATTTGTATGGTCTTGGCGGTCGCTAGATTGATGACAAGGTCGTATTTGATTGGCAACTCGACCGGAAGATTTCCCGGTTGCTCGCCTCTTAATATCTTGTCAACGGAAGTCGCTGCGCGCCGAAACAGGTCAACCAAATTGGGACCATAGGACATCAGCGCCCCTGCTTTCACGTAGACGTCGGCAGGTGCCATCACGGGCAAGCCATACGCCATCGCCACTTGCGCGA
This genomic stretch from Bradyrhizobium sp. CCGB12 harbors:
- a CDS encoding ABC transporter permease subunit, with the protein product MSLIDSISLPRSVRLPRVDGLIQWIVPLAIIAVWQVASVTGFVPVRVLPAPSDVVLAGWKLLLSGELGRNIWVSFWRASIGFLIGGGIGFAFGLANGLSQLSAKLTDTTLQMVRNVPHLALIPLVILWFGIDESAKLFLVALGVFFPIYLNTLHGIRTVDPQLIEMGRIYGMTDGELFRRVIFPGALPSIFVGIRFALGIMWLTLIVAETIAASSGLGYMAMQAREFMLIDVVVLSILIYALLGKLADSASRVLERLTLSWHPAFQKR
- the ssuD gene encoding FMNH2-dependent alkanesulfonate monooxygenase, which encodes MSNRSNPNILWFLPTHGDGRYLGTGVGGREVNFNYLRQIAQAADQLGYFGVLLPTGRSCEDSWIVASSVAPFTERLRYLVAVRPGLQSPGVAARMTATLDRISNGRLLVNVVTGGDPVENKGDGIFLGHDERYEVTREFLNVYSDLLAGRTVNVEGKHIHVEGGKLLFPPVQSPRPPLYFGGSSDAGIDVAVDTVDKYLTWGEPPALVAEKIAKVREVAAARGRKLSFGIRLHVIVRETNEEAWRAANELIKHVSDDTIALAQKNFARMDSVGQQRMTQLHGGKRDKLEIAPNLWAGVGLVRGGAGTALVGDAETVAARIREYQDLGIDTFIMSGYPHLEEAFRFAELVFPLLALEQPSNVTKLHFNGGPFGETVGSDFRPQHRVSQS
- a CDS encoding sulfonate ABC transporter substrate-binding protein; the encoded protein is MRRIIQRLIAAIVLSIGIVAAAVGTSYGQDKVVRIGYQKYGKLVLLKSKGTLEPKLASEGYKVVWTEFPSGPPLLEALNVGAIDFGNTGEAPPIFAQAAGAPIQYVAYEPPAPKGEAILVPKDSPLKSVANLKGKKVALNKGSNVHYLLVKALEKAGVKYSEIEPVFLASADARAAFERGAVDAWVIWDPFQAAAEAATGARTLADGTDIVANYQFYFSSKKFLEANPEIVDAVLAELSAVDDWAKGDIHAVAEQLAPSIGLPVAVVEVALKRQAYGIKPITDAVIADQQQVADAFFALGLIPKSIRISDVARKPGT
- a CDS encoding sulfonate ABC transporter substrate-binding protein gives rise to the protein MQRRDFLKLSAGTAAVAAFASRANAQSSVKEIRIGYQKTGVLVITRQQAALEKHFAALGIEVKWVEFSSGPPMMEAMNVGSVDFGSVGDSPPVFAQAAGAAIVYAAGQPITNGQGILVPKDSPIRTIADLKGRRIGFTKGSSAHNIVVQTLEKAGLTYADITPVYLTPPDAGPAFANGSIEAWAIWDPYFAIGETKQGGRILINSREVTKTNSFYIANREFAKNHGTILQQIVDVTTTAGQWAEQHRDEVARSLAAITGVPLDIQTVAANRANFVVGPVTDDIVATQQGVADRFYKLGLIPKPIVIRDIVWRNPAA
- a CDS encoding cytochrome P450 encodes the protein MSTAPRIEIDPDTFWADPYPTLAKMRREAPIAFVPQLGSTLLTSRDDISISEKQIDVFSSHQPAGLMNRLMGHNMMRKDGEAHQVERRAMFPTVSPRTVKAHWTAQFQAHADRIIDAIEPGRIDFMRDFALPFSGECLKSITGLTNIGFGDMDAWSQGMIEGIANYAGHPAVEARCHAATSGIDAAIDDILPVMRKNPDQSILGVLLASGMPMESVRANVKLAISGGQNEPRKAIAGTMWALLTHPDQLDLVRKGEVSWLQAFEEYARWISPIGMSPRRIAKPWSIRDVSFELDERVFLMFGSANRDEKHFERADQFDVRRDTSKSVAFGAGPHFCAGAWASRAMIADVALPTVFARAARIEIAEDEEVRIGGWAFRGLLNLPVRWQQ